The genome window AATCTTATCCTGCCCCTGGAGGCGCCTGGTGCGTACACGGTTATTGGTCCCAATCCCTTTAGAAACAGGTAGAGAATCGCGTCGCCCTCGGGCGAGATGTCCCTTTTCAGCACGACGCCCGAATGATTGGCATGTCCCTGCGTCTTTCCGTCGAGGAAGGCGCCTCCGGGGAACCAGGATGAGTCGCTTCGCCTGATGTGCCTACGCTTTCGAGGGTTGTTCTCCATCGGGGATCTATCCCTTGGGACGGCGCTCTTCGATTCCGAATAGCCTCAGGTCGTTCTCGGACTGTCTCCAGTTCTTTCTGACCTTGACCCACAGGTCGAGAAACGTCCTGTGCCCGGTGAACTCCTCTATGTCGATCCGGGCGAGCCTGCCGATCTCTCTAAGCCTCTCTCCTCCGCCCCCTATGACTATGCGCTTCTGCCCCTCTCGCTCCACGTAGATGCTGGCCCTGACGTAGAGGACCTCTCGCTCCGGGTACTCGTCGGGGCTCTTGTACTCCTCTATCTCCACCGCTATGCAGTGGGGCACCTCCCTGTGCGTGAGCATAAGGGCCTTCTCCCGTATGATCTCCGACGCCAGGAACTTCTCCGGCCTGTCGACGATCATCTCCTCGTCGTAGAAGGGAGGCCCCTCCGGGAGGAAGGGCTTGATCGAGTCGACGAGGTCGTCCAGCCCCATTCCGGTCCTGGCGCTGATGAAGACGGATCCACGCAGCGGCAGTTCGCCTCCATAGAGTGATTCAACCTCCTCGCGCCTCTCACGACGAGGGGGGGTGTCGCACTTGTTCACGGTCAGCAGCACAGGGGCGTCCGCCTTCGAAAGCATCGATATGATCTCCCTGTCCTCGGGGCCGATGAGACGGTCGCCTATCTCCACCACGTAACAGACGAGGTCGCCCTCGCGAAGTGATTCGGCGGCGGCCTGCACCAATGTTTTTCCCAGCTTGTGCCTGGGCAGGTGAAGCCCCGGGGTGTCCAGCAGGACGATCTGGCAATCGTCGGAGTTGAACACGCACCTGATGACGTGCCTGGTGGTCTGCGGCTTCTCGGAGACTATGCTGACCTTGTAGTCGAGCAGCCTGTTTATTATCGAGGACTTCCCGACGTTGGGACGCCCGGCGAGGACGACCTTTCCGGAGCGGAAGGCGGTTTTTTCGTCGTTCAATGTTCGTCGGCCTCCCCGCCGAAGAGGAAGGGGGCGGGGAACAGGTCGGCGAGGGATGAGAGAACGTAAGAGTCGCCATCCTCGAAGACCAGAACCATGTCCGGGTTGAACTCCGCCAGGAACTGCCTGCACGCGCCGCAGGGGAGGCAGGGCTCGCCCGGGACGCCCACTATTGCGGCGGCCAGCGGCTTTCTGCCCCCGCGCGCTATCATGGCGGTCGCAGCGCTTCTCTCCGCACAGATCGACAGCCCGTAGGAGCTGTTCTCCACGTTGCACGCCGGGATCAGTTCGTCCATGCCCTCGACGAATAGGGCCGCACCGACCGGGAATCGCGAGTAGGGCGAGTACGACCTGGCGCGAGCCTCCCTTGCCGCCTCGAGGAGCTCATTGATCGAGGGCCAGTCCGCGGGCCATGAATAGTCCTTTTTCAGCGGGTTCATTCCGTGTCCTCCGGCGTCATTTCTTCGTCATTCTCCCTCGGGATCAGGCGAAGGAGCTTTATCCTGTGATCCTCCACTTCCACTATCTCAATCTCCCACTCGCCAGCGCCATCGTCCGGCGTGTATGTCAGCCTTTCCCCCGGAGAGGGGAAGTCCCCGGAGATAGACAGGGCCAGCCCCGCCAAGCTCTCCGCGTCCTCGGAGTCGAAATGCGCGTCCAGAAGCTCGCTGAGGTCCTCGAGTCCCATGGTCCCCTGCACTATGTAGCTTCCGTCTTCCCGTTCGGTGAAGGCGGGATTGTCCTTGTCGTACTCGTCCTGTATCTCCCCGACGATCTCCTCCAGAAGATCCTCGAGGGTGGCTATCCCCGCCACACCGCCGTATTCGTCCACGGCCACCCCCATGTGTATGTGCTTCTTCTTCATGTTGTTGAAGAGCTCGACCACCCTCATGCTCTCGGGCACGAAGAGGGCCTCCCTCATTATGGACGAAACCGGGGATGCCGTCTTGCCCTCCAGCAGATAGGGTATCGTGTCCTTTACGTAGAGGATGCCGACTATGTCGTCGAGGTTTTCCCTGAACACCGGTATCCTGGAGTGTCCGTGCTCCAGGAAGATCTTGATGGCCTCCTCGAGGGTGTAGTCGGCGGGGACGGCGTCCATGTCGGTCCTGGGGACCATTATCTCGTAGACCCTGGTCTCCTCGAAGGAGATCACTCCGTGGATCATCCTTCTCTCGACCTCCTCCAGGGCGCCGGACTCCTGCCCGATGATCACCATCTGCTCAAACTCCTCCCTGGTGACAAAGGGGTGACGGGCCTTCACCTCGACCTTGAAGAGCACACCGAGCAGCTTTACTGTCGCGAGCAACAACCACAGGAAGGGCGCGAGCAGGATGTCCAACAGCCTGAGGAAGGGCAGGGACATCACCAGAACCGTGTCCTGGTTTATGATGGCGACGCTCTTGGGGAAGACCTCTCCGAAGATGACTATGAGGGCGGTCATGAGAGGGACTACGACCAGTACCCCGATATGACCCATCAGCCTGATGGAGAGAGAGGCGGCCAGCGCGCTGGCTGCTATATTGACTAGGTTGTTCGAGATCAGCACGATGGTAAGAGCCCGCTGCACGTCGCGAAGCAGCCAGTCGAAGAAGCGCTTCCGATAGGGATGTCGCTCCGACAGGGCGAGTATCTTCCCGCGGCCGGACGAGGTTATGGCCGTCTCGGCGGCGCTGAAAAAGGCTGATAGCAGGAGCAGGGTGGTCAACAACAGGATCATCTGCACGACGGAGGCGCTCATCGTCATCCCGCCCGAACCGGCCCGCTGAAGACCAATGCCTTCAGCAGTTCCGTCTTTATCCGTTCCGTTGTCTGCTCCATGGCGATTCTACGGTCCTCGGTATCGTGATCCCAAGCCAGCAGGTGCAGAAAGCCGTGTGCGAGAAGAAGCGCCATCTCGTCTGGAAGGGCCTCTTCGGAGGCGGCGTTCTTTCGGGCGACATCGGGGCATATTAGGATGTCCCCCAGGGGAAGGGTGGGCAGCATCCTGCTCGGGCGGAACTCGCCGTCCTCCTCCCAGAGCGGGAAGGAGAGGACGTCCGTAGCTTCGTCCACTCCCATGTGCTCCCTGTTGCGCTCTCTCATCAGACCT of Synergistaceae bacterium contains these proteins:
- a CDS encoding GTPase Era: MNDEKTAFRSGKVVLAGRPNVGKSSIINRLLDYKVSIVSEKPQTTRHVIRCVFNSDDCQIVLLDTPGLHLPRHKLGKTLVQAAAESLREGDLVCYVVEIGDRLIGPEDREIISMLSKADAPVLLTVNKCDTPPRRERREEVESLYGGELPLRGSVFISARTGMGLDDLVDSIKPFLPEGPPFYDEEMIVDRPEKFLASEIIREKALMLTHREVPHCIAVEIEEYKSPDEYPEREVLYVRASIYVEREGQKRIVIGGGGERLREIGRLARIDIEEFTGHRTFLDLWVKVRKNWRQSENDLRLFGIEERRPKG
- a CDS encoding cytidine deaminase, with the translated sequence MNPLKKDYSWPADWPSINELLEAAREARARSYSPYSRFPVGAALFVEGMDELIPACNVENSSYGLSICAERSAATAMIARGGRKPLAAAIVGVPGEPCLPCGACRQFLAEFNPDMVLVFEDGDSYVLSSLADLFPAPFLFGGEADEH
- a CDS encoding HlyC/CorC family transporter, producing the protein MTMSASVVQMILLLTTLLLLSAFFSAAETAITSSGRGKILALSERHPYRKRFFDWLLRDVQRALTIVLISNNLVNIAASALAASLSIRLMGHIGVLVVVPLMTALIVIFGEVFPKSVAIINQDTVLVMSLPFLRLLDILLAPFLWLLLATVKLLGVLFKVEVKARHPFVTREEFEQMVIIGQESGALEEVERRMIHGVISFEETRVYEIMVPRTDMDAVPADYTLEEAIKIFLEHGHSRIPVFRENLDDIVGILYVKDTIPYLLEGKTASPVSSIMREALFVPESMRVVELFNNMKKKHIHMGVAVDEYGGVAGIATLEDLLEEIVGEIQDEYDKDNPAFTEREDGSYIVQGTMGLEDLSELLDAHFDSEDAESLAGLALSISGDFPSPGERLTYTPDDGAGEWEIEIVEVEDHRIKLLRLIPRENDEEMTPEDTE
- the ybeY gene encoding rRNA maturation RNase YbeY, translating into MKVHLRLEDNEETIPASTPPFARERAELVLADALEALTPKGALPKRVEISLSFIPEGLMRERNREHMGVDEATDVLSFPLWEEDGEFRPSRMLPTLPLGDILICPDVARKNAASEEALPDEMALLLAHGFLHLLAWDHDTEDRRIAMEQTTERIKTELLKALVFSGPVRAG